The proteins below are encoded in one region of Paraburkholderia phenazinium:
- a CDS encoding Gfo/Idh/MocA family protein: protein MTESLHVAIIGAGMMGAVHTRAARLAGATVCGIAASSEASAVEASARHAIPRAYRSAVEAIEDRAVDVVHICTPNASHFQLALAALEAGKHVVCEKPLATTERDASALVVAARKSGRVATIPFVYRYHPMVREARALVQDGTVGALQLIHGSYLQDWLLGASDTNWRVDSAQGGASRAFADIGSHWCDLIEWVSGERFASVAAILQTTVARRPTHTARTFSSGSESTDSKSAATEAVVTEDVAGALLRTANGVLATLTISQVSAGRKNRLWFEIDGARASVTFDQEEPERLWVGARDESRLLVRDPSRGSAEQRRLATLPAGHSQGYAQCFEAFVADTYATIRGETCIGLPTFEDGWRSARIVEAVLASSREGHWQAIH, encoded by the coding sequence ATGACGGAGTCGCTTCACGTCGCGATCATCGGCGCGGGCATGATGGGGGCGGTGCATACGCGCGCGGCGCGGCTCGCCGGAGCCACCGTATGCGGTATAGCCGCATCGAGCGAAGCCAGTGCGGTGGAGGCATCGGCGCGGCATGCTATCCCACGGGCGTATCGGTCAGCGGTTGAAGCAATCGAAGATCGCGCCGTGGATGTCGTGCACATCTGCACGCCGAATGCGAGCCATTTTCAGCTGGCGCTCGCGGCACTCGAAGCCGGCAAGCACGTGGTCTGCGAGAAGCCCCTCGCTACCACTGAACGTGATGCATCCGCGCTTGTTGTTGCGGCGCGCAAAAGCGGTCGCGTTGCGACGATTCCCTTTGTCTATCGTTACCATCCGATGGTGCGTGAAGCGCGCGCACTGGTTCAGGACGGAACTGTCGGCGCATTGCAACTGATCCACGGCAGCTATCTGCAGGACTGGCTTCTTGGCGCATCCGATACGAACTGGCGCGTCGACTCAGCCCAAGGTGGTGCGTCTCGCGCGTTTGCCGACATCGGATCCCACTGGTGCGATCTGATCGAATGGGTGAGCGGAGAGCGTTTTGCATCGGTCGCTGCGATCTTGCAAACCACTGTGGCGAGGCGCCCGACGCATACGGCGCGTACTTTCTCATCTGGCTCAGAGAGCACGGATAGCAAATCTGCCGCGACCGAAGCAGTGGTGACCGAAGACGTAGCGGGCGCGTTACTGCGTACGGCGAATGGAGTCCTCGCCACGTTGACCATCAGTCAGGTCTCAGCCGGACGCAAGAATCGGCTTTGGTTCGAAATCGACGGGGCGCGCGCGAGCGTCACCTTCGATCAGGAAGAACCCGAGCGGCTCTGGGTCGGTGCACGCGACGAAAGCCGGTTGCTGGTACGTGACCCTTCGCGCGGCAGCGCCGAACAACGTCGGCTCGCGACCTTGCCAGCCGGTCACTCACAAGGTTACGCCCAATGCTTTGAGGCATTCGTCGCCGACACCTACGCGACCATTCGTGGCGAGACGTGCATCGGTCTGCCAACTTTTGAGGATGGCTGGCGCTCGGCACGCATCGTCGAAGCAGTGCTCGCGTCGAGTCGAGAGGGACATTGGCAGGCCATCCATTAG
- a CDS encoding sugar ABC transporter ATP-binding protein encodes MNEVLVEVRGVSKVFPGTVALKDVSFDVRAGEVHVLLGENGAGKSTLMKLLSGIYEPTSGKIVAGGVEYTKLSPTLSTELGICLIYQELSVIDYLSIEENLFVGRIPTIRRLGIPVVDRRTMQRKARDVLASVGLERDPNTLVGDLSISEKQQVEIAKALASEARLIIMDEPTSSLTDTEVGRLFEVIAELKRHGVGIVYISHKLKEIPIIGDRVTVLKDGRYVGTYDARATSTERLVSLMVGREIVDGRPGDATRAAEIVFSVRSLSSRDGRVRDVSFDVHRGEILGFAGLMGSGRSELMETIFGVRSKSGGRMALNGRDIVVDSPYQAVKQGLAFVTEDRRATGFFHNLSIEENIFIAPALRSTRRALSLGRIDLGRQRELGLIYKDRLRIRCATPTQNITELSGGNQQKAIIAKWLAAQSDLFIFDEPTRGIDIGAKSEIYAIMRTLANEGRAILMVSSELPELIAVCDRIAVYRDGTVADTLVNADATEESIMKIATS; translated from the coding sequence ATGAACGAAGTTCTGGTGGAAGTGCGCGGTGTGTCGAAGGTATTTCCTGGCACAGTGGCGCTCAAGGACGTCAGCTTCGACGTCAGGGCTGGCGAAGTGCATGTGCTTCTGGGTGAAAACGGTGCGGGCAAGTCGACCTTGATGAAGCTGCTGAGCGGAATCTACGAGCCGACGTCGGGCAAGATCGTCGCAGGCGGTGTGGAGTACACGAAGCTTTCGCCGACGCTGTCCACTGAGCTCGGCATTTGCCTGATCTATCAGGAGCTAAGTGTTATCGACTATCTCAGCATCGAGGAAAATCTGTTCGTCGGGCGAATTCCAACTATACGACGCCTGGGCATTCCGGTGGTTGACCGTCGAACGATGCAACGCAAGGCGCGCGACGTATTGGCAAGCGTCGGCCTCGAGCGTGACCCGAATACGCTCGTGGGCGACCTCAGCATCTCCGAGAAGCAGCAGGTGGAAATCGCCAAGGCGCTGGCCAGCGAAGCGCGTTTGATCATCATGGACGAACCTACTTCGTCACTGACCGACACTGAGGTCGGCCGGCTTTTCGAAGTGATTGCTGAACTGAAGCGCCATGGTGTTGGCATAGTCTATATCTCGCACAAGCTAAAGGAGATTCCGATAATCGGAGATCGCGTGACGGTGCTAAAGGACGGACGTTACGTGGGTACATACGACGCCAGGGCCACCTCGACCGAGCGTCTTGTCTCGCTGATGGTGGGGCGCGAAATCGTCGATGGACGGCCGGGCGACGCAACGAGAGCCGCTGAAATCGTGTTCTCTGTGCGCAGTCTGTCCTCTCGTGATGGCAGGGTACGCGACGTCTCATTCGACGTACATCGCGGGGAGATCCTCGGCTTTGCCGGATTGATGGGGTCGGGCCGCAGCGAATTGATGGAGACCATTTTCGGGGTGCGTAGCAAGTCAGGCGGTCGCATGGCGCTGAACGGGCGCGACATTGTGGTTGATTCCCCGTATCAGGCGGTCAAGCAGGGGCTCGCTTTCGTTACGGAAGACCGCCGCGCGACGGGCTTCTTTCACAATCTGAGCATCGAAGAGAACATCTTCATCGCGCCTGCGTTACGCAGCACACGACGTGCGTTGTCGCTCGGCCGGATCGACCTTGGGCGGCAGCGTGAGCTTGGACTGATTTACAAGGATCGCTTACGGATTCGCTGCGCCACACCGACTCAAAACATCACCGAACTCTCCGGGGGAAATCAGCAAAAAGCGATTATCGCAAAGTGGCTCGCGGCGCAAAGCGATCTGTTTATCTTCGATGAACCGACGCGTGGGATCGACATTGGCGCGAAGTCCGAGATTTACGCAATCATGCGCACGCTCGCCAACGAGGGTAGAGCGATCCTGATGGTGTCGTCGGAGCTGCCGGAATTGATCGCGGTGTGTGATCGCATTGCAGTCTATCGCGACGGCACGGTGGCCGACACCCTTGTCAATGCCGACGCTACTGAGGAATCGATCATGAAGATCGCCACGTCATGA
- a CDS encoding cytochrome b/b6 domain-containing protein — MNADEPVSPPGQPGRRRVLVWDAPTRLFHWLMVVLVAAAYTTLKLNLIDWHVRAGEALLALLLFRLLWGCFGSDTARFRNFVASPAAAVRHLSHLFRREPDDQVGHNAAGGWMVLLLLVLLLLETLSGLYVYNEVADEGPLSEWVPAWIASAISTLHGVVWDVLLAAVALHVLVIALYAVVKRHNLLRPMLTGYKALPSNIAAPRQRPAVLALLPLAIGAAVVVLLAAYL, encoded by the coding sequence ATGAACGCCGACGAACCCGTTTCGCCGCCGGGACAACCGGGTCGTCGCCGCGTACTTGTGTGGGATGCGCCGACGCGCCTGTTTCACTGGTTGATGGTGGTACTGGTTGCGGCCGCTTATACGACCTTGAAGCTGAATCTGATCGACTGGCATGTGCGGGCCGGCGAAGCGCTGCTCGCGTTGCTGCTGTTCAGGTTACTGTGGGGCTGCTTCGGCAGCGATACGGCGCGCTTCAGAAATTTTGTGGCGTCACCGGCGGCCGCGGTGCGGCATCTGTCGCACCTGTTTCGCCGCGAGCCGGACGATCAGGTGGGCCATAACGCGGCCGGCGGATGGATGGTCTTGTTGCTGCTCGTCCTGCTCCTGCTTGAGACGCTAAGCGGCCTGTACGTGTACAACGAGGTCGCGGACGAGGGTCCGTTGAGCGAATGGGTGCCCGCCTGGATCGCCAGTGCGATTTCCACGCTGCATGGAGTGGTGTGGGATGTGTTGCTGGCGGCGGTCGCACTGCATGTGCTGGTGATCGCACTCTACGCCGTGGTGAAGCGGCACAACCTGCTGCGCCCGATGCTGACGGGCTATAAGGCGTTGCCTTCGAATATTGCCGCACCGCGGCAGCGGCCAGCGGTGCTGGCACTGCTGCCGCTTGCGATTGGCGCTGCGGTGGTGGTGCTGCTTGCGGCCTATCTCTGA
- a CDS encoding TIGR00366 family protein, whose protein sequence is MIQRISRFFTQVVHRVLPDPLIFAIFLTIATFVLAFALTPKAPAELVTMWGGGFWNLLAFSMQMAMILVTGHALASSGPVKRLLIALASSARTPAQGVMLVAFCGAIACAINWGFGLVLGAMLAREVARRVKGTDYRLLVASAYMGFLTWHGGLSGSVPLVAATKGNPMEKTIGLIPVSHTIFTGYNAFITFGLIVLLPILARLMMPKPEDVVAVDPALLEDPPSVERKLPADATLAERLEESRVLALLVALVCAVYLVVRTVQKGFTLDIDTVNLVFLAAGMVLHKTPMAYARAVGAAAKGASAIMIQFPFYAGIQALMDHSGLAGIITTWFVEIANVHTFPLLAFLSSAVINFAVPSGGGHWVVQGPFVMPAAQALHADLGKSAMAIAYGEAWTNMAQPFWALPALAIAGLGVRDIMGYCVTALLFSGVVFVAGLYLF, encoded by the coding sequence TTGATTCAGCGTATCTCGCGCTTTTTTACTCAGGTGGTGCATCGCGTGCTGCCTGACCCGCTGATCTTTGCGATCTTCCTGACGATTGCAACGTTCGTGCTGGCCTTTGCCTTGACGCCGAAAGCGCCGGCGGAACTGGTGACGATGTGGGGCGGCGGTTTCTGGAACCTGCTGGCCTTCTCGATGCAAATGGCCATGATTCTGGTGACCGGTCATGCGCTCGCCAGTTCTGGCCCGGTGAAGCGGTTGTTGATCGCACTGGCAAGTTCGGCCCGCACGCCTGCGCAAGGCGTCATGCTGGTGGCGTTTTGCGGCGCGATTGCATGCGCCATCAACTGGGGCTTCGGCCTCGTGCTCGGTGCGATGCTGGCGCGCGAAGTCGCGCGGCGCGTGAAGGGCACCGACTACCGTTTGCTCGTGGCATCTGCATATATGGGCTTCCTCACGTGGCACGGCGGGCTGTCCGGGTCGGTGCCACTGGTTGCGGCCACCAAGGGCAATCCGATGGAAAAGACCATTGGACTGATTCCTGTCTCGCACACGATCTTCACCGGCTACAACGCCTTCATCACGTTTGGTCTGATCGTGCTGCTGCCGATCCTCGCGCGGCTGATGATGCCCAAACCCGAGGATGTCGTGGCGGTAGACCCGGCGCTGCTCGAAGACCCGCCATCCGTCGAACGAAAGCTTCCGGCTGATGCAACGCTTGCCGAACGGCTCGAGGAAAGCCGCGTGCTGGCGTTGCTGGTAGCGCTGGTGTGTGCGGTATATCTGGTGGTGCGTACGGTGCAGAAGGGGTTTACGCTCGACATCGATACCGTGAACCTGGTGTTCCTCGCCGCCGGCATGGTGCTGCACAAGACGCCGATGGCATACGCGCGCGCGGTGGGCGCGGCAGCGAAGGGCGCTTCCGCGATCATGATCCAGTTTCCGTTTTACGCCGGGATTCAGGCATTGATGGATCACTCGGGACTGGCCGGCATCATCACCACATGGTTCGTGGAGATTGCCAACGTGCATACGTTCCCGCTGCTCGCGTTCCTCAGTTCAGCGGTAATCAATTTTGCCGTGCCGAGCGGCGGCGGCCATTGGGTGGTGCAGGGGCCTTTCGTCATGCCGGCCGCGCAGGCGCTGCATGCCGACCTCGGAAAGTCAGCAATGGCGATCGCCTACGGCGAGGCGTGGACCAATATGGCGCAGCCGTTCTGGGCGCTTCCTGCGCTGGCGATTGCCGGCCTTGGCGTGCGCGACATCATGGGATATTGCGTAACGGCGCTGCTGTTCTCGGGCGTGGTGTTTGTCGCGGGGCTTTATCTCTTCTAG
- a CDS encoding CHRD domain-containing protein: protein MTVSISRRAILLFTGLALSGTLSLAQAAPVSFTVPLTGDQQVPPVQTPGSGTANLTYDSSTHVVTWNITFSGLTSPATMAHFHGPAPAGKNAGVKVWISQKGNMSVTSPLSGQATLSADDAQIFEAGNMYINVHTKTNPGGEIRGQVMPPKGN, encoded by the coding sequence ATGACAGTATCGATCTCGCGGCGCGCCATTCTGCTGTTCACCGGTCTCGCACTCTCGGGCACGCTGTCGCTCGCGCAAGCGGCGCCGGTCTCATTTACCGTACCGCTCACGGGCGACCAGCAGGTGCCTCCGGTGCAAACTCCCGGCAGCGGCACCGCCAATCTCACGTACGACTCGAGCACCCACGTCGTGACGTGGAACATCACCTTCAGCGGTTTGACGAGCCCAGCCACCATGGCGCATTTTCACGGCCCGGCTCCTGCCGGTAAAAACGCCGGCGTGAAGGTGTGGATCTCGCAGAAAGGCAATATGTCCGTGACGAGTCCGCTCAGCGGTCAGGCAACCTTGTCCGCGGATGACGCCCAGATTTTCGAAGCCGGCAATATGTACATCAACGTCCACACCAAGACCAACCCGGGTGGTGAGATCCGCGGCCAGGTCATGCCGCCGAAGGGTAACTGA
- the alsB gene encoding D-allose transporter substrate-binding protein: MNTKKRNFLTAGAAALAITLTAWTPAHAADIAIVLKTLSNPYWVAMRDGVLKEAKSKGVTVDVFAGNSEDDIQGQQRILEDALNKSYKAIGVAPTTAVSLVQSVANATKKGIYVVNIDEKIDPGQLKAAGGSVLAFIATDNVALGNKAGNFIVQKLGAAGGKVAIVEGKAGNVTGDARRDGAKQAFAKAANVTVVASQPADWDRSKALDVATNILQRNPDLKAIYAANDTMALGAVQAVKNGDKLGKVIVVGTDGVPEAIDSVKHGELTATVAQDSEAMGAKAVDLLLDALKTKPAISADTAPTFFPIESHLVTK, from the coding sequence ATGAATACGAAAAAACGCAACTTTCTTACGGCTGGCGCTGCAGCACTGGCCATCACGCTAACCGCCTGGACCCCTGCACACGCGGCTGACATCGCTATCGTGCTTAAGACCTTGTCGAACCCCTATTGGGTAGCAATGCGCGATGGTGTGCTCAAGGAAGCGAAATCCAAAGGCGTTACAGTGGACGTGTTCGCTGGCAATAGCGAGGACGATATTCAGGGGCAACAGCGGATTCTCGAAGACGCGCTGAACAAGAGCTACAAAGCCATCGGTGTGGCACCGACCACAGCGGTAAGTCTGGTTCAATCCGTTGCCAATGCAACGAAGAAGGGCATCTATGTCGTCAATATCGACGAAAAGATTGACCCGGGCCAGCTGAAAGCTGCAGGCGGCTCGGTCCTGGCCTTCATCGCGACCGACAACGTCGCACTCGGCAACAAGGCGGGCAACTTTATTGTCCAGAAGCTGGGCGCAGCGGGTGGCAAGGTTGCAATCGTTGAAGGTAAGGCCGGCAATGTGACGGGAGACGCGCGTCGTGACGGCGCAAAACAGGCTTTCGCAAAAGCTGCGAACGTGACGGTAGTTGCCAGTCAACCGGCCGACTGGGACCGCTCGAAAGCGCTCGACGTGGCGACCAATATTCTGCAACGGAATCCGGACCTGAAGGCGATTTACGCGGCCAACGACACGATGGCCCTTGGCGCGGTGCAGGCAGTCAAGAACGGCGACAAGCTTGGCAAGGTGATTGTCGTGGGCACCGATGGCGTACCTGAGGCGATCGATTCGGTAAAGCACGGTGAGCTGACTGCGACCGTTGCCCAGGATTCTGAAGCGATGGGTGCGAAGGCAGTCGACCTGCTGCTTGACGCCTTGAAAACGAAGCCCGCGATCAGCGCCGATACCGCACCGACCTTTTTCCCGATCGAATCGCACCTGGTGACCAAATGA
- a CDS encoding DEAD/DEAH box helicase, with translation MSFASLGLIDLLLRNVQDLNYQTPTPVQAKAIPAVLSGKDVMAAAQTGTGKTAGFALPLLQRLAQHGPAVSSNRARVLVLVPTRELAEQVLQSFIDYGKGLDLRFLAAYGGVSINPQMMKLRKGVDVLVATPGRLLDLNRQNAVQFDQVQTLVLDEADRMLDLGFARELNAVFAALPAQRQTLLFSATFTDDIRAMAADILRGPVNISVSPPNATAARIKQWVVPVDKKNKPDLFMHLVAENKWEHALVFVKTRNGVDYLAAMLDEAGYAVDTIHGDKPQSARLRALERFKTGEVPMLVATDVAARGLDIDDLPLVINVDLPIVAQDYVHRIGRTGRAGASGVAVSLVCADEAPQLAAIEALIRQTLPREEEPGFEAEHRVPQTSATGQIIKKPKKPKKPKAPQAAPGGMAVFGKKPRPQSGENEHKPAAQRAVAAGKGTSLSSGNPFGVQKPRSKPASKPAAGSRKPAGKPAGGRAKRQP, from the coding sequence ATGTCTTTTGCCTCGCTTGGCCTGATCGATCTCTTGCTGCGTAATGTACAGGACCTCAATTACCAGACACCTACGCCGGTGCAGGCCAAGGCGATTCCTGCTGTGCTCAGTGGCAAGGACGTCATGGCCGCGGCACAGACCGGCACTGGCAAGACGGCGGGTTTTGCGCTGCCGCTGTTGCAACGGCTAGCGCAACACGGCCCGGCGGTGTCCAGCAACCGCGCACGTGTTCTGGTGCTGGTGCCCACGCGTGAACTGGCCGAACAGGTGCTGCAAAGCTTTATCGATTACGGCAAAGGCCTCGACTTACGATTTCTGGCCGCCTACGGCGGCGTCAGTATCAACCCGCAGATGATGAAGTTGCGCAAAGGCGTGGATGTGCTCGTTGCCACGCCGGGCCGTTTGCTAGATCTCAATCGCCAGAACGCAGTGCAGTTTGATCAAGTACAAACGCTGGTGCTGGATGAAGCCGACCGCATGCTGGATCTGGGCTTTGCGCGTGAACTCAACGCTGTCTTTGCTGCCTTGCCCGCTCAGCGCCAGACACTGCTGTTCTCCGCCACGTTTACCGATGACATCCGCGCCATGGCGGCGGACATTCTGCGCGGCCCGGTCAATATCAGCGTCAGCCCGCCCAATGCCACGGCCGCCAGGATCAAGCAGTGGGTGGTGCCGGTGGATAAAAAGAACAAGCCTGACCTCTTCATGCACCTTGTGGCTGAGAACAAGTGGGAGCACGCGCTGGTGTTCGTCAAAACCCGCAATGGCGTGGATTACCTCGCGGCCATGCTGGACGAAGCGGGCTATGCGGTCGACACCATCCACGGCGACAAGCCGCAATCCGCGCGCCTGCGTGCGTTGGAGCGCTTCAAGACGGGCGAAGTACCTATGCTGGTCGCCACCGATGTGGCGGCGCGAGGGCTGGATATCGACGACCTGCCGCTGGTGATCAACGTTGATCTGCCGATCGTGGCGCAAGACTATGTGCATCGCATTGGCCGTACCGGTCGAGCGGGCGCTAGCGGCGTGGCGGTGTCCCTTGTGTGTGCCGATGAAGCGCCGCAACTGGCCGCGATTGAAGCGCTGATCCGCCAAACGCTGCCTCGTGAAGAAGAGCCGGGTTTTGAAGCCGAACACCGCGTGCCGCAAACTAGCGCGACGGGCCAGATCATCAAGAAACCGAAAAAGCCCAAGAAGCCGAAAGCGCCGCAAGCTGCGCCGGGCGGCATGGCAGTGTTTGGCAAAAAACCGCGCCCGCAAAGTGGTGAAAACGAACACAAACCTGCGGCGCAGCGCGCTGTGGCCGCGGGTAAAGGCACGAGCTTGTCTAGCGGTAACCCATTCGGCGTGCAGAAGCCACGCAGCAAACCCGCCAGCAAACCAGCAGCGGGTTCTCGTAAGCCGGCTGGCAAACCCGCTGGTGGCCGCGCCAAACGCCAACCCTGA
- a CDS encoding hydroxyacid dehydrogenase, producing the protein MNQAVKPMRLFIAPAPRAVADIFSASDLARLRDLGEVYLHEDGVVDDAIFDAHVVQADIVVGQFDLPVDRLNRMKNLRAIVNVEGNFLPNVDYAQCFRQGVRVLNVSPVFAEPVAEAALGMAIDLARGISQADRRFRHNSEQYGLEANRDAFSLYEAPIGFIGMGDLGRAILPLVAPFRGTVRAFDPWLPAAYIESLGCQPATLEDVLRESQVVFVVAGVTSQNQGFLTREQFMSMRSGSAFVLVSRAGVVDFDAMLDVAGQGHIRVATDVFPVEPLPKNHRARSLDNVLLSPHQAGALDAVLREIGRRALADIELIARGLPPVMCKIAQPETVGLMRSKPIEKS; encoded by the coding sequence ATGAATCAGGCAGTCAAGCCCATGCGACTTTTCATTGCACCGGCGCCGCGCGCGGTCGCGGATATCTTTAGTGCTTCCGATCTTGCGCGGCTGCGCGACCTCGGTGAGGTCTACCTCCACGAAGATGGCGTCGTCGACGATGCAATCTTCGACGCACATGTGGTGCAGGCCGATATTGTCGTCGGCCAGTTCGATCTTCCTGTTGACCGGTTGAACCGGATGAAGAATCTGCGGGCCATTGTCAACGTGGAAGGTAACTTCCTGCCGAACGTCGACTATGCCCAGTGTTTCCGGCAGGGTGTCCGGGTCCTGAACGTGAGTCCCGTCTTCGCTGAGCCGGTAGCTGAGGCGGCGCTTGGCATGGCGATCGACCTGGCGCGTGGCATAAGCCAGGCGGACCGGCGCTTTCGCCACAATAGCGAGCAGTATGGCCTTGAGGCAAACCGTGACGCGTTTTCTCTCTACGAAGCACCCATAGGTTTCATCGGCATGGGCGATCTGGGACGCGCGATCTTGCCACTCGTCGCTCCCTTTCGCGGAACGGTGCGCGCATTTGATCCCTGGCTGCCAGCGGCCTACATCGAGTCGTTGGGTTGCCAGCCGGCGACGCTTGAGGATGTGCTGCGTGAGTCGCAGGTCGTTTTCGTAGTAGCTGGCGTAACGTCGCAAAATCAGGGCTTTCTGACACGCGAGCAGTTCATGTCCATGAGATCTGGCTCCGCATTTGTCCTCGTGAGCCGTGCTGGTGTGGTTGATTTCGATGCGATGCTCGACGTCGCCGGGCAGGGCCACATCCGGGTGGCAACCGACGTATTTCCTGTTGAACCATTGCCGAAAAATCACCGCGCACGTTCGCTGGACAACGTGCTGCTATCGCCACATCAGGCCGGAGCGCTTGACGCGGTGCTTCGCGAGATAGGCCGCAGGGCGCTGGCCGATATCGAACTGATCGCGCGTGGACTACCGCCAGTGATGTGCAAGATTGCGCAGCCGGAGACGGTGGGTCTGATGCGCAGCAAGCCAATCGAAAAGAGCTAG
- a CDS encoding aldo/keto reductase codes for MEYRQLGRSGLKVSTVTLGTMTMGGKGKFASVGEVGLEEARRQIDMCLEAGVNLIDTADVYSNGASEEIVGAALGGKRKGGVLIATKARFPMGDGPNDRGLSRHHLIEACEASLRRLKTDVIDLYQVHEWDGLTPLEETLEALDMLVRHGKIRYVGCSNYSAWHLMKALHVSERDRLPRFVSQQIHYTLEAREAEYELAPLALDQGLGILVWSPLAGGLLSGKHRRDTTPEGTRQLAGWTEPPIRDQDRLWNIVDALVEIAGELNISAAQVALAWTLGRPAVASVIIGGRNEKQLRDNLGAADVKLSDAQRERLDQVSAPPLLYPYWHQLQTASDRLGAADLSLLGPHLKKKA; via the coding sequence ATGGAATATCGTCAACTCGGCCGTTCCGGCCTCAAGGTGTCGACCGTCACGCTCGGCACGATGACAATGGGTGGCAAAGGAAAATTTGCGAGCGTCGGTGAAGTGGGCCTCGAAGAGGCGCGCCGGCAGATCGATATGTGCCTCGAAGCCGGCGTCAACCTGATTGACACGGCCGATGTCTATTCGAACGGCGCGTCGGAGGAGATCGTCGGCGCGGCGCTCGGCGGCAAGCGCAAAGGTGGCGTGCTGATCGCCACCAAGGCGCGCTTTCCAATGGGCGACGGCCCGAACGATCGCGGCCTGTCCCGGCATCATCTGATCGAGGCGTGCGAGGCGAGCCTGCGGCGTCTCAAGACGGATGTGATCGACCTCTATCAGGTGCACGAGTGGGATGGTCTCACGCCGCTCGAGGAGACGCTCGAGGCGCTCGATATGCTGGTGCGGCACGGCAAGATCCGTTACGTCGGCTGCTCGAACTACTCCGCCTGGCATCTGATGAAGGCGCTGCACGTGAGCGAGCGGGACCGCCTGCCGCGTTTCGTCAGCCAGCAGATCCACTACACGCTCGAGGCGCGTGAAGCGGAATATGAACTTGCGCCGCTCGCGCTCGATCAGGGCCTCGGCATTCTGGTTTGGAGTCCGCTAGCCGGCGGTCTGTTGTCGGGCAAGCATCGCCGCGACACGACGCCGGAAGGCACGCGCCAACTCGCGGGCTGGACCGAACCGCCGATCCGCGATCAGGACCGCCTCTGGAACATCGTCGACGCTCTCGTCGAGATTGCCGGCGAGCTCAATATCTCCGCCGCCCAGGTCGCGCTGGCGTGGACACTGGGACGTCCGGCAGTCGCTTCGGTGATCATCGGCGGGCGCAACGAGAAGCAGTTGCGCGACAACCTCGGCGCGGCCGACGTCAAGCTGAGCGATGCGCAGCGCGAGCGGCTCGATCAGGTCAGCGCCCCTCCTCTGCTCTACCCCTACTGGCATCAGCTGCAGACCGCCAGTGACCGCCTTGGCGCGGCCGATCTGTCGCTGCTGGGGCCGCATCTGAAGAAGAAGGCGTAG
- the alsC gene encoding D-allose ABC transporter permease, with protein sequence MNQSNTSGLPLERASRRDFASLWQSYGTFGILVLLLIFCSIASPQYFLARENLVQVLLQSAVMVLLACGVFFTILIAGIDLSVGSVLALSGMVMAKLMMAGMPVWLAVLIGGVGVGALLGAVNGALVNLTQLHPFIITLGTAAIYRGVTLIISDSRSVFGFDRGFGDVVAGRAFGVPVPIIIAAAVAGFLFFITRYTKLGRNLYALGGNAQAAFYSGISVKLHTLVVFVISGSCAGIAGIVTTARTGAAEPNAGIGFETFAIASAIIGGTSFFGGRGQIAGVVIGGLIIGVINNILNIMNVESYYQQIVMGVLIIAAVTADKLFTRRRR encoded by the coding sequence ATGAACCAGTCGAACACCTCGGGCTTGCCGCTCGAACGCGCGTCGCGGCGCGACTTCGCAAGCCTGTGGCAGAGCTACGGCACCTTCGGCATTCTGGTGCTCCTGCTTATTTTCTGCAGCATTGCCTCACCGCAGTACTTCCTGGCCCGGGAAAATCTCGTGCAGGTATTGCTGCAAAGCGCTGTGATGGTGTTGCTCGCTTGCGGCGTGTTTTTTACGATTCTGATCGCTGGAATCGATCTTTCGGTAGGGTCGGTACTGGCGCTCTCCGGCATGGTGATGGCCAAGCTGATGATGGCTGGAATGCCTGTCTGGCTGGCGGTACTGATCGGAGGTGTCGGCGTGGGCGCACTGCTGGGCGCTGTCAATGGCGCGCTGGTCAATCTCACGCAATTGCACCCATTCATCATCACGCTCGGCACTGCGGCGATCTATCGTGGAGTCACGCTGATCATTTCCGATTCGCGTTCAGTATTCGGTTTTGATCGAGGGTTTGGCGACGTCGTTGCAGGACGCGCGTTCGGTGTACCCGTGCCGATTATCATCGCCGCTGCAGTTGCCGGGTTCCTGTTCTTCATCACGCGATATACGAAACTCGGGCGTAACCTCTATGCGCTTGGCGGCAACGCGCAGGCAGCGTTCTATTCCGGAATCAGCGTCAAACTGCACACGCTCGTCGTATTCGTTATTTCAGGCTCGTGCGCGGGTATTGCCGGCATTGTCACGACCGCGCGAACTGGGGCAGCCGAGCCCAATGCGGGGATAGGGTTCGAAACCTTCGCCATCGCCTCGGCGATCATCGGCGGCACCAGCTTTTTCGGCGGGCGTGGGCAAATCGCAGGCGTAGTGATTGGTGGACTGATTATCGGCGTCATCAATAACATCCTGAACATCATGAATGTCGAGTCTTATTACCAGCAGATCGTGATGGGTGTCCTGATCATCGCGGCGGTAACGGCCGATAAGCTTTTCACGCGCCGCAGGCGCTAG